In the genome of Longimicrobium terrae, the window GTCCGCCGACGACGGCAGCACGCCCAGCCGCCCGATGCGGATGCTGGACTGCACCGCGCCCGGCCGGTTCACCAGCGTGATGCGCGTGGGCGACGAAGCGGGCAGCCCGCTGAACGCCAGCCGCGGCGTCTCACCGCGCGCCCAGCCGCCGAACCAGCGGCGCGCCTGCGCCTCCACGTCGGCGGCGCGCACGTCGCCCGCCACCACCATGAGCGCGTTGCCCGGGCGGAAGTAGGTGCGGTAGAACTGCGCCAGCATGGGACGGGTGATGGTGCCCAGCGACTCCACCGTCCGCAGCCGGCCGTACGGATGGTTGCCGTACAGCTCCTCGGCCAGCCGGCGGTTGGCCAGGGTTCCCGGATCGGCCAGGCGCTGCCGCAGCTGCGAGGCGGAGCGGTCGCGGATGGCGACCACTTCGCTGTCCGGCAGCGACGCATTCTGCGCCACGTCGGCCACCAGCTCCATGGCGATCGGCAGGTTCTCGCTCAGCACGCTGGCGTAGATGCCGGTGTAGTCCGTGGCGCTGCCGGCGGAAAGGCGGCCGCCGGTGCTTTCGATGGCCTCCGCCAGCTGCGTGGCCGTGCGCGTCGTGGTGCCGCGCGTCAGCACGTCGCCCAGGATGTTGGACAGGCCGGCCTGCGAGGCGGGGACGTGCGCGCTTCCCGCGCCCACCAGCAGGCTTACACTGGCCACCGGGTGCGCGTGGTTTTCCACCACGATGAGGCGCAGCCCGTTGGGGAGCGTCGTCTCGCGGAAGGCGGGAAACTCCAGCGGGCGGGCCGGCAGCGGCGCCGGGGGCGGCTGGCGCTGGGCGAGCGCCGGGCTGGCGGCCAGCGTGCCCGCGAGGGCGAGCGCGGCAAGCGGCCGCGCGGTCCTGATCTTGTGCATGGCGATTACTCCTGGGCGGCGGCGGCGGGAACCACCGTCACCACGATGCGGTTCTGCGGAGACAGGTAGCGCTCGGCCACGCGGCGGATGTCGTCGCGGGTGACGGCCATGAACGGCTCCAGACTGCGGTTGATGTAGGCCGGGTCGCCGTAGTAGTGCGTGGCGTACTGCAGCGCCTCGGCGGTGCCGTGCGGAACCTGGCGCTCAAAGATCTGCTGGGCGCGCATTCCGTTTCGCGCCTTGACCAGCTCTTCCTGCGTCACGCCGTCGCGGCGGATGCGCGCGATTTCCTCATCGAACAGCGTCTGCAGGCGCGCGGGCTCCACGCCCTGCGCCGCGTTCAGCCAGTACATGGCCGCGCTGGGTCCGCGGTTGGTGAGGAACAGCGGCGTGATGCCGATGGCGGCCTTTTCCTGGTCCACCAGCCGGTCGTCCAGCCGCGCGTTCTCGCCGCTGCTGAGGATGGAGTTGAGCAGCGAAACCGCCGCGTAGTCCGGTTCCGTGGGCGCCGGAATGCCGTAGGCGATCATCACCGCCGGGAGCGGGGCGCGCGTGTCCTGGATGGTGCGCGCCTGCGGCAGGTGGGTGAAGGGCTGCGTGCAGGTGGTGCGCGGCGCTTCGGGGGCCGACGGAATGTCGCCGAAGTACTGCGTGATCATCTGCTTCGCCTGCGCCGGGTCGAATCCGCCGGCCAGGGTGAGCGTGGCGTTGTTAGGCGCGTAGTAGGTGCGGAAGAAGCTCTTTACGTCATCCAGCGACGCCGCGTTCAGGTCGTCGAACGAGCCGATGATGCTGTGGGCGTACGGAAAGCAGGTTTCCTGGTTGAACACGCCCATGATCGTTTCGTACATCGCGCCGACGTACGCCTGGTTGTCGATGCGCTGGCGCTTTTCTTCCTGCACCACGGCGCGCTGGTTGTCCAGGTTTTCCTGCGTGACGGCCAGCGAGCGCATGCGGTCCGCTTCCAGCCACAGGCCCAGGTTGAGCCGGTTGCTGGGCAGCGTCTGGTAGTAGTTGGTGCGGTTCCACTCGGTGGTGCCGTTCTGCATGTCGCCGCCGGCGCGCTCCACCAGGACGAAGTGGTCGCCGCGGGGGACGTTGGCGGAGCCCTGGAACATCATGTGTTCAAAGAGGTGCGCAAAGCCGGTGCGCCCCTTGGGCTCGTCGCGCGAGCCGACGTCGTACCACACGTTCACGGCCACGGCGCCCACGGCGGGGTCCGGGGCCAGAATGACCCGCAGGCCGTTGGGCAGCCGGTACGTTTCAAGGTCCACGCGGCCCGCCTGCCCGGTCTGGGCGGCCAGCGGTGCCGACGCGGCGCCCAGCAGGGCAAGAACGGCGATGCCGCTCCGCACCAGGCGTTTGTTCATGCAGCCTCCAACTGAGGGGGTTTGATGAGAACAACTGCGGGCCCGCGAGGTTCCGGCTGCGGGCCCGTGCCGCCGCGAACCGCGCGGCGTGACGGACGGGAAGTGCACCAATCTGACACCGCGCCCGCCGTACGTAAACGTCCGGGCGAAGATTCAGGGCGGAAACGGTGGGATGGAGGTCCGCGCGGGGGAGGCTCCGGCGCGGAACGCGGGCTCCAGGGCGGCCCCCACCCGGGCCGGCACCACCGGCCCACCCTCCCCCAAAAAAGACTGGGGGAGGGTTGTCGGGGCGGATGGGTTCGGTGCGGGAACCGGAGTTTGTCGCGTGAGCGGAGTGGGGTTGAGCGAATAAATCCGCCGCTCCAAAAGCGGAAAGCCCCGACTCATGGCCGCTGACGCGTCCACGATCGGGCCTTCAACTGCATTCGGGACACGCGCCGGGCTGGTGTGTGCTCCCTCTCCCACATCTGTTCGTGGGAGAGGGTCGTCGTGCGCAGCACGCGGGGTGAGGCCCCAGCCGGCGGCCACACGATCCTTCGCCGCCCCCGCCCCGTTCTCCTCCCCGTGTCCCTCGCACTCACGAACCCAGCACCCCGCACTCACGCACTTCCCACCGGCTCCAGCATCCCCGCAAGCCACTCGCCGGTAAGGCTCCCCGGCACGCCGACGATGTCCTCCGGCCGGCCCATGGCCACGATGTGCCCGCCGTCCGGCCCGGCGCCGGGGCCCAGGTCCACGATCCAGTCCGCAGTCTTCATCACGTCCAGATTGTGCTCGATCAGGATCACCGTGTGGCCGGCGTCCGCCAGATCGCCCAGCACGCGCAGCAGCTTCTTGATATCATCCATGTGCAGCCCCGTGGTGGGCTCGTCCAGGATGTACAGCTTGCGGCCGCCGCGCCGCGCGCCCATCGCCAGCTCGCGCGCCACCTTGATGCGCTGCGCCTCGCCGCCGGACAGCGTG includes:
- a CDS encoding M16 family metallopeptidase, which codes for MNKRLVRSGIAVLALLGAASAPLAAQTGQAGRVDLETYRLPNGLRVILAPDPAVGAVAVNVWYDVGSRDEPKGRTGFAHLFEHMMFQGSANVPRGDHFVLVERAGGDMQNGTTEWNRTNYYQTLPSNRLNLGLWLEADRMRSLAVTQENLDNQRAVVQEEKRQRIDNQAYVGAMYETIMGVFNQETCFPYAHSIIGSFDDLNAASLDDVKSFFRTYYAPNNATLTLAGGFDPAQAKQMITQYFGDIPSAPEAPRTTCTQPFTHLPQARTIQDTRAPLPAVMIAYGIPAPTEPDYAAVSLLNSILSSGENARLDDRLVDQEKAAIGITPLFLTNRGPSAAMYWLNAAQGVEPARLQTLFDEEIARIRRDGVTQEELVKARNGMRAQQIFERQVPHGTAEALQYATHYYGDPAYINRSLEPFMAVTRDDIRRVAERYLSPQNRIVVTVVPAAAAQE